The Oceanicola sp. 502str15 region CGATCCTGATCCCCTCCAACGGCCCCATGACAGATGCTCCTCACAACTCCGCGGCAATCCCCTGCCGCCATCCAAGAAGAGGCTAGTGGAGCATCCAAACAGGTCGAAAGACGGAGTTGCTCTCTGCTGATATGCCCAAGTCGGGGCGCAGGACGCCTAAAGGCAGATCAGGGCCGGGACGAGGCGGCAAGCCTGCCCGCGAGCCGTCCGAAGACTGCGGATTTGCCCATGCCGGTGCCGCTCATATAGCCCTTGCCGTGAAAGCCGCCCATGACTTCGCCAGCCGCATAGAGCCCGGTCAGAACTCCGCCATCCACTTTTCTGACCTGCAAGCCGGCGTCGGTCTTGAGGCCGGCATAGGTGCTGAAGAGGCCGGATGTGCAAGGAAAAACATAGAAGGCGGGCTGATCGACAGGACGCGGCGTGCCCACCCCCATGCCAAGCGTTTCCCGGCCGAAGGCATCAGCGCCCTGCCCGGCGACGGCGGCATTGTAGAGGCCCACTTCCTGTTCGACACGGTCCGGATCAAGCCCGGCTTTCGCCGCGGCTTCAGCCAATGTCTCGCCGCGATGAATGAGCCCTGCCTCAAGCGCACCGCGGTAGTCATGGGTGCGCGGCGCCTCCCGCGACTCGTCCATGACGCGCTGGTCGAAAATCTGGTAGGCGGCCGCGCCGCTCTGGCGCAGGCAGGCTTCGCCAAGCACCTTGTAAGAATTCGCCTCGGAAATGAACCGGCGGCTCTCGGTATTGACGATCAGCCCCCCCCGATACATCGCATGCACCAGCGGGCGCGGGCCATCGTATGCCCTTTGCTCCAACGGGTGGTCGGGCATGGCGATCCCGAAGGTCGCCTTGACATAGCCCATGTCTGCCATGTCGGCGCCCAGGGCCCAGGCCATGCGCAGCCCGTCCCCATCGGAGCCTGTTCCTCCCAGGCGGATGGCAGGGGCCTGTTCGGGTGCAAAGGTTTGAACGAGGTCGCGGCTGCGGGCGAAACCACCGGTCGCGAGAACCACACCGCGATCGGCCCGCACCTCATGTTCAGCGCCATCGGCATCCCGGATCTTGCCGCCCGTGACACAGCCGGAGCCGGGCTCGAAGGTGAGGCCGGTCATGCCCCGCCCCACCAGCCGCACCAGATTGGGAAAGTTGGCCGCACGGGCTCGCAACGCCTCGAATATCTGCGCCGGGACAGCCGGATGACTTCTGGGGCGCGACATGTTGGAGCTCAGTTGGACGTCCTGAAACCGGACACCGACGGATCGGAGCCAGTCATAGGTTTCAAGTTGATGATCCAGATAGAGTTCAAGAATCTCCGGGTTGTTCTTGTAGCCGCCAACGTCGAGAAGGTCCTTGCGGAGGGTTTCGATATCATCCTCGATGCCGGCATCGGCCTGCGCCTTCGTCCCTGCGAAAGCAAAACTGGCGCCCGCCAGGATGGAACTTCCCCCGTCAAGTTCCTCCTTTTCGACGAGCAGCACATCGGCGCCCAGTTCGGCGGCAGAGATTGCCGCCGCGTAGCCGGCCATACCGGCACCGACGACAAGCACATCCGTGCGCGGTGGAATGCCGGAGACCGGCTTGCTTGAAGCGTGAGACATCAGTTTTCCATCAGTCCGGGCAGGAACAGGACGATTCCGGGAAAGGTGATCAGCAGGGTCATCACCACGACTTCCGCCAGCAGAAACCAGCTGACACCCTTGAAGATGCTGACCAAGGACACCCGATCGCCCATTATGCCCTTCATTATGAACACGTTCAGCCCGACCGGCGGGGTCAACATCCCGATCTCGATGTACTTCACAAGAATGATCCCGACCCAGATCAGGTTCATGTCTGCGGCCTCGAAGATCGGCAGGAGGATCGGGAGCGTCAGCAGCAACACCCCAAGCGGGTCAAGGAAACAGCCAAGCACGATATAGACGACCGAAACGGCGAGGATGATCGCGATCGGTCCGGCGCCGAGCGAGTCGATTAGCGACGACAGAACACCGGGGATGCCCGTGAAAGCCAGAAACCGTGTGAGGAGCGCGGCGCCGATGGCGACGAGCATCAAGCTCGCGGTCGAGCGCGCAGTCTCGATCAGACTGGCCTTGAAATCCTGCCATCCCATCTTGCGTTGCAGCACGGACAGGATGAGCGCAATGACTGCCCCCGCGGCTCCGGCTTCGGTGGCCGTCGTTATACCGCTATAGATGCCACCGATCACGCCGATCACCAGCAGGGGAAGGGGCCAGATCGGCAGGATCAATGCTAACTTCTGCCTGAAGGTCCGGTTCTGTTCATTGATCCTGGGGGCCAGTTCCGGGTTCAGGGTGCATCGCACAACAATGAGCGTGGCATAGGCGAATGCGGTGAGCAGGCCGGGGATCACGCCGGCGATCAACACCTGCCCAACCGGCACTTCGGCGAAGATCGCGAACAGGACGATCACGATACTGGGCGGTATCACTGCGCCGAGCGTTCCGACAGCAGTGGCCACGCCTGTGGCGAGGCCAGGGTTGTAATTGAACCGGAGCATCTCCGGCACTGCGATCCGGCCAAGGGTTGCGGTCGTTGCAAGACTCGACCCACTCGCCGCCGCAAAACCGGCTCCGGCGAAGTTGGTCGCAACCGCCAAACCACCGGGCAGCCAGCCAAGCCATACCCTCATGGCAGCGAAGAGGCTCGATGTCATGCCTGACTGCGAAACGATCGCCCCCATCAGAAGGAACATCGGGATTGCCGAGAGCGTCCAATGCGCCGCAAAGTCGTAGGGAATGGACTTCAATGTGCCGAAAGCCGCGTTCAGGCCGCGCACCGACCAGATTCCGAGAAAGGAAACGACGGCCAGACAGATGCCCACCGGCATCCGGATGGCAAGGAGAACGAAGAGGACGCCGATGCCGACGAGTCCGAGGGCGATGGGGGTCATGTTCGCTCTCCTTCTTTGAAGCGGGGGGCCACGACCAGATCGCGCAGCCCGACGATGATCTGGACTGCCACGACGATCGAAAAGGCGATGAGACCCGCAACCAGCAGCCAGCGCGAGGGCCAGAGCGTGAGGTCAAAGTGTTGCGTAAGCACGTAATCGTTGCGCCGCGTTTTCTCGATGGCTGAGATCGTTGTCGCCCAGCTGAAGATCAGCAGAAAAGCGAGTGTCAGCATATCGGCCAGTATGGCCAGCAGTCGGTTTGCCCGCTGCGGAAGAAGCTCCACCACGAAGTCGACGCTGACATGGCCGCGTTCTCTCTGTGCGAAGGCAAGCGGCAGGAATGTTACGGCGACCATGTAGTAGAATGTGCCAATCTCCAGCGTTGCCGCGATCGGTTTGCCCAGTAGGTAGCGCCCGGTGATGCTGGCCGTTACATGCCCCGCCAATATGAGAAGGGCAATGCAGGCGAGCACCAACAGGAAGCCAGAAATCCACCCTGATATTTTCTCTGCGAACTTGGTCATTTCCCCTCCCGGTCAAACCTTAGGTGTTGCCCTCCAGCGCTTTCTGGAGGGCGATGAACCCGGCTTAGGCTCCATTAAGCGGCCAGCAATCGCCGCGATGAGTATTTCGCACTAAGCCTTCAGCGCCGAAGAGGCCATACCCTCGCGCGCGCCCGCAATTTCGCCATCAACAAGGTCAGGCGGGATTTCCGCCTCCTGCGATTTCTTGTGGCCACTCACAACGCTCAGAATTTTCTCCGAGTCCGCCCCGACCGTATCGCCGCGCCATCCGACGTGTCCGTCCGGTCGCACGAGAGACAGGTCGGCTCCGTAGAGGTCCCGCATTTCAGCCTCATCGAACAAGTCGACCAGGGTCACCGGAATCCCCATTTGTCCGGCAGCGTTCAGGAGAGCCTCCACCTCGACCTCCGCCTTGAACCGGATCAGGGTGAAGCCCTTGGCAAAGAGGTCCAGCGACGATCTGCCATCGTACAACCAGATGTGCGGTGCCCGGTGGCCGGGTCGACCTGTCTGAACCGGGTCGGACACATCATCCACCGGAGCCTGCGACCCATCGGGGCAAACGACGGGCGAATGATAGTAGGTGTAGCCTAGGTGAATGCCGTTGGAGAACCACTCCGGCTTCATGGTCTCAGTGTACCAGTCGCCGTATACCTTGCGCGCGGCCTCGGCGGCGGGGCCGGTCTCGAAGGCGACCGGCGGCGGCGCCTTTGTCCGGGTTGCCAGCATCCTGCCGAGGTTCCGTCCGGCTTCCGTCACGGCGCGAATGGCAACGGGCTTGCGCTCGATCGTGTAACTCGGCAGCAGGTGCGGCCCGCCCCAGCCCTTGTGAACAGCCTCGAGCTTCCAAGCCAGATCAATGGCGTCCGCGATCCCTGTGTTCATTCCGAAGCCACCTGTGGGCGACGTCAGATGGCAGCTGTCACCGGCAAGGAAAACGCGGTTCGTTCCATAGCTAGAGGCAACGAGTTGCCGGCGAACCCAAGGCATGACCGACTCGATCTCGTAATCGAAATCCTTGCCCATCGCGCGCCGGATATAGGCATGGATTTCCTCCTCCGGCACCTCGCGTTTCTCCTTGCTTCCGACAATCGACATTCTCCAGCGGTCTGCACCGTCGATCGCAACGATTGTCAGCCATGTGCCTTCCGGTCCGATGAAGATGAAGCGATACGCTTTGCCCTTGTCATGAAGCGACGGCAGATCCTTACAACGAAAAATGACATTGGTTGTATAGGTCAGAACGGGCTTGCCGTGCATCTTGATGCCGAGCTTTCGGCGCACCGTGCTGGCCGCGCCATCGGTGCCCACCAGAAAGCCCGCGCGGATCTTGCGTGTGTCGCCCATGCCCGTTCGGACGATGGCGGTCACGCCATCGCTGTCTTCGGTGAAATCGACAAGCTCCGTCTCATAGGCAACGGTTGCGTCAGCCATCGTGCCGACGAATTTTCTCAGGATGGGGTCGAACATATCCTGCGGGCACCGCTCCCTTTTCTGGGGGGATTGCGGCGGCTTCGGCTCTTCCGCCTTCGACACCATCGGCTCCCGGCCGAACTCGAAGCCGGTGAAGCTCTCCAGCCATACGTTGTCCTGCGGATAGTCGCGCGGGTATGGGCTGTACTCGACATCCTTCGCAATCCCCCACCTGCGGCAGAACTCCATGGTGCGCACGCCGACCATGTCCATCTTGGGCTGAACGATCGCGCCATCGGTCTTTTCGATCAACGTGCAACCGACGCCACGCCAACCCAGGTCGCCCGCCAGCGAAAGGCCCACCGGGCCAGCGCCCACAATCAGGATTGGCGTCGTGTCTGGAAGCATTGTCTTACCGTCCTTTGAAAACCTCGGTGATCTTGGGAGGCCGTTAACTGGCCAACCCATGGTCTGACCGCAAAATGCCACCCGGGCCGAAAAACTGTCCAAGACACTGACCGACCAAGCTTATACGCAATTGATATTCTGCCGCCTTGAACCGCTCGAATGAGGCTAATGACCTGAATGCACGGCACTTTCTCGGGAAGACGCGGGAGCGGCCCGACATTCTGGCCATGGAGTTGCCGTCAGGTTTGGCCTAGACAGACTCGGCGAAACTTTCCGGCCTCAACCGTGGTCGGCGGCAGGAGGACGTTCAGGATGGCGAAGGAACAAGACAAGGGCGAAGACGAAGGCGACCAGAGGACAAGCGACCCGATGGTCAACCGCACTGAAGTCTACAGCAATCTGCCTCGAATCGAACTTCGACAGCTGCGCTACTTTCTCGCCGTCGCGGAAGAACTGAACTTCACGCGGGCGGCGGAGAAAATGGGGATCGCCCAGCCGCCGCTAAGCCAGCAAATCATGAACCTCGAACACCAGCTCAAGGTTAAATTGTTTACTCGAAGCCGCAGACAGGTTTCGCTGACACCTGAAGGCGACGCGTTCATCGTCTATGCACGCCGGATCATCAACAACACCCAGATCGCGGCGGAGCTGGTGGGCGCCATTACCCGCGGAGAGAATGGCCCGCTTTCGATCGGGGCGGTCTTCTCGTCGATCTATACCGTCATTCCGCAACTCATCGAGGTCTTTGCATCGAGATTTCCGAAGGTCCGGCTGCACCTTCAGGAGATGATCATTGCCCAGCAGGTGACGGCCCTGAGGGAAGACAGGATCGACGTGGGCATTCTGCGCGGCCCGATTCCCGAACCGGACCTCGAAACACTCTCGCTGCTCGAAGAGCGCTTTGTCGCGGTCGTTCCCAAGACACACCCGCTGGCGGGCGAGGCCCAGCTTTCCGTCGAGCATTTGATCGATCAGCCGATGATCCGGGTCATTCCCTCGGTCAACCGCAACTACAGCCGGCAGATGTTCAGCGTGCTTGAAGACCTCGGAAAGCCGATAAACATCGTTCACGAGGTCTCGGACACGCACACCCTGCTCGGGCTGGTCTCGTCGGGCCTCGGGCTGTCGATCGTTCCGGAGTCCCTGAACGTGATCCACACCGACCGCCTGAGGTATATTCCGCTCGGCGAGACGACTCCGACCACCTCCATCCAGCTTGCGTGGAAACCCAGCTCTCCGTCGAAAACGCTGCCCCGGCTGTTGGAAGTTGCACGCGAGCTGCGTGACCGGAGCTCGGGGTTTTCCTAGAGGCGATAGCCGCATTTGTCGGCCAGAGTCCCGATGACGCCCCGGCGCATCAGGATGACCATGATCATGAAGATCAGCCCTTGGATAAGCGCAAACCAGGCGCCGAAGGGCGCAAGGTAATGCTCCAGCGCGAGCACCACGAAAGCGCCTGCCACGGGGCCGAAGACAGTGCCCGTGCCCCCGACCAGAACGATCAGTACCACCTCGACAGTGGTCACAAGCGACACATCGGTCAGAGTTGCGATACCAAAGACGATAGACTTCATGCCGCCCGCGAATCCTGCGAGTGCTGCGGCGATCACGAAGACGGCCAGCTTGTAGGGCTTCACGTTGAACCCGAGCGACTCGACGCGGGCCTCGTTGTCGCGCACGGCCTTCAAAATGCGGCCAAAGGGCGAGTGGATGATGCGGTTGATCAGCACGAGCACGCCCAGCATCGCGGCGGCACAGACGATGTAGAGGAGGTTGTCGTCTGACAGATCGACAACGCCGGCGAATGTGCCACGAGGTACAGCCTGCACCCCGTCCTCTCCGCCCGTCAGGGGCGATCTCAGGCAGAGGAAGTAGAACATCTGTGCCAGCGCGAGGGTGATCATCGCGAAGTAGATGCCCTGACGGCGAATGGCGAGAAAGCCGAAGCCCGCGCCCAGAAGGGCGCCCGCCGCTGTGCCAACCAACACGGCCAGGACCGGTGGAATCGCCAGCTGCGCGGCAAGAATGGCAGTGGTGTAGGCACCGGCACCCAGAAAGGCGGCCTGGCCAAAGCTCATGAGCCCTGCATAGCCGAAAAGCAGGTTGTAACCAGAAGCGAAGATCACGAAGGCAAACACCTTCATCAGGAAGATCGGATAGACTACTGTCGGCAACAGAACCACGGCAACGCACAGCATGAGCATGGCAATCAGGCTGGCCCCGGAGAACCCGAACACCAAAACTTTCCGGGCTCGCCCGCCTTCATCATATGCAGTTTGCTCAACCTGAGGTGTCATGTTTCAGACCTTTCCGAACAAGCCGTTGGGCCGGGCAAGAAGCACGATGGCCATGAGGATGAAGACCGCTGTTGAAGCGATTTCGGGGAAGACCGCCTTGGCCAGCCCTTCAAGAATGCCGACGGCAAGCCCGGTCACGATCGACCCCATGACCGACCCCATGCCGCCGATCACCACGACGGCGAAGACAACGATCACCACGTTGGTGCCCATGAAGGGATCGACCGAATAAATCGGCGCGGCCAGAACCCCGCCCAGCGCCGCAAGCCCGATCCCCGCTCCGTAGGTCAGGGTCAGCATACGCGGCACGTTGACGCCGAATGTCTGCACCATCGCCGGGTCTTCCGTCGCCGCGCGGAGCTTGGCGCCCAGCGGCGTGCGCTCTATCAGGAACCACGTGATCAGGCAGATCGTGACACCTATCACCACAACCCAAACCCGATAGGTCGGCAGGAACATGAAGCCGAGCGACACAGCCCCCCTGAGCGAGTCAGGCACCGCATAGGGCATGCCCTGTGCGCCGAAGAGCAGACGTGCCCCTGCCTCGAGTGCCAGCGTCAGGCCAAGGGTCAAAAGGAGGCCGTAAAGGTGGTCGAGGCTGTAGAGCGGACGGATGAGGGTTCGTTCCATTGCCATGCCGACCGCGCCGACCATCAATGGAACCAGAACAAGCGCCGCCCAATATCCTATGCCAAGATACTCGAGCAAAACCCATGACAGGAACGCGCCCACCATGAAGAACGCGCCATGGGCAAAGTTGATGACGCCGAGCATCCCGAAGATGATCGAAAGCCCGAGCGAAAGAAGCGCGTAGAACACACCATTCACAACGCCCAGAACCATTTGCCCCAAGATCAGTGTTACGTTGAAATCCATCAGAGACCCAAGGTTGCGTGAACTTTTTCGATGTTCCGCCCGAACTCGGAGGCGGGGAGGCAATCTGTCACCCGGCCGTCCTGCACGAGATAATGCCGGTCGGCGATCCGGCTGACGAAGGCGGCATTCTGCTCGACCAGCAATATCGTGTAGCCAAGCGATTTCAGCTCGTGCAGGGCAGTCGCAATCTGCGACACGATCACCGGCGCCAGCCCTTCCGTCAGTTCGTCGAAGAGCAGAAAGCGCACGCCGGTCCGCAGGATCCGGGCGATGGCCAGCATCTGTTGCTCTCCGCCCGAGAGCTGGGTGCCCCGGCTGGTCTCTCTCTCTTTCAGATTTGGGAAGAGCTCGTAGATATGGTCCAGACTCATGCCCCCGGGCGCAAGGCGCGGCGGCAGCAGCAGGTTTTCGCGGACAGAGAGGGAAGCGAAGATCCCCCGATGCTCAGGACAGATGCCCAGGCCCCGTCTCGCGATCCGATCGGGCCTGACGCCCCTTATGTCGGTTCCCTTGTGCAGGATCTGACCGGAGGTCTTGGCGACCAGACCCATGATCGCCTTCAGCGTGGTGGTCTTTCCCGCGCCGTTGCGGCCGAGCAGCGTAACCACCTCACCTTCGGCAATGTTCAGCGTCATGCCGTGCAGAACATGACTGTCGCCATACCATGCGTTGAGCTCGTGAACCTCAAGCATCCGCCGCCCCCAAATAGGCTTCGCGGACATTCTGGTCGCTGGCCACCTCGGCGTAGCCGCCTTCGGCCAGAACGCTGCCGCGCGCAAGGACAGTGACGCGATCGCACAGCCCTTCGATAACCGGAAGATTATGTTCGACCATGAGAATCGTCCGGCCCTTTCGAATGCGCTTGAGCAATTCGACAAGGCGCCCGATGTCTTCACGCCCCATGCCCGAGGTGGGCTCGTCCAGAAGAAGCAGGTCCGGGTCGAGGGCAAGTGTCGTGGCGATCTCGAGGCCGCGCTTCTGGCCATATGAAAGCGTGTTGGCGACACGATCCATGTAGCCATTCAATCCGACTTCGCCGATCAGCTCTTCGGCGCGGTCGTCATATCGCTTGAGAACCTTGTCGGACCGCCAGAAGTCGAAGTTGTGACGCCGCCGCTGCTGCAGGGCCAGCCGAAGATTGTCGATAACGGTGAACCCTCCGAACACGGAAGAAATCTGGAAGCTCCGCACGATGCCGCTCCGCGCCACCTTGGCAGCGCCGTAGCCGGTGATGTCTTTTCCGCGAAACCTGATCTGCCCGCCCGTTGGCGGGATCGTGCCCGTCAGGAGGTTGAAACAGGTTGTCTTGCCCGCCCCGTTTGGCCCGATCAATGCGTGAATGCTGCCATCTTTGATCGACAGGTCGACGTTGTCGACGGCGAGGAACCCGCCAAACCTCTTGGTAAGCCCTGTGACCTCAAGGATCGATTGCGACATTGGAACTCGAGCCTCCGAGGTGGCGAGGGTGTTCTGAGATCAGCGTGGAGAAGAACGGGGCGGGCGGCGCACTGCCCCCGCCCCCAGGGATAGGACTATTCGTAGGCGCATCCGCTTTCTTCGAGCGGCGGCGCTGCCTGATCACCCGGCAGAGTGGCGATGATTTCCATCACGTCCCATTCCGACTCTGACTGATCAGGCGTCTTGACCTTGAACGAGTACATCTCGCGGACCACGCGGCCGTCTTCGCGCAGGTAGGCGACGATGCCGGTCTCATCTTCGATCGGCATGTCGTGCATGGCCTTGGCCACCGCTTGAGCCTCGTCGGTGCCGGCTGCTTTGACTGCCTTCAGGTAGTGCAAGGTCGAGCTGTAGTGCTGCGCATTGGCAAAGGTGGGGGCGCGTTCCCACCTTTCCTGAAAGCGCGCGGCCCATGCACGGCTGGCCTCGTTGCGGTTCCAGTAAAAGGACGTGGAAGAGTAGGTGTCTGCGAGGTTTTCCTGCCCGATGGCCTTGATGTCGACCAGCGAAAGGAAAAAGGGCACGATCTTCACATCAAGACCAAATTCGCGCGCCTGCTTGATGATGTTGGTCGTGTGGGTGCCGAAGGTGGCCAGAGCAAGTGTCTGCGCGCCGCGCGCCTGTGCCTCCAGCAAGAAAGAAGAAAAGTCGGTTGTTTGCGGCGAGTGCGAAACGCTGCCTACGATGCTGGCGCCCCCGGCCTCGATCGACTTGCTCGCCTCTTCTTCAAGCGCATGCCCGAACGCGTAGTCGATCGTGATGAAGAACCAATTGTCGAAACCTTCCGCAACAAGGGGCGCCGCAATCGAGCGGGACAATGTCTTGGTGTCCGCAATCCATTCGGTGGTGGTGATCGCACAGCGTTCGCCGACAAGCTCGGCAGCGGACGAACCGGTGACAAAAACCCTGTTTCTCTCTTGAGCAAGATCGTTCACCGCCAAAGCAACGGCCGAACTGTTCACGTCGAGCAGCAGATCGACCTGCTCGGTATCGAACCACTCCCGGGCGATCGCTAGCCCGACATCGGGTTTGTTCAGCTGGTCCGCCACGAGCAGTTCGACCGGGGCTCCCAGCACTTCGCCCCCCATATCTTCAATCGCCATCCGAACGGCCTCGGCCGTGCTTTCGCCGGACAATGCCGATGCACCGCCGCTCAGATCGCTCAGAAAGCCGATCTTGACCACATCGTCAGAGACCTGAGCCAAAGCCTGCTGGCCGCAGAGCGCGAGGGCGAGGGTTACAAGCAACCGTGAAAGGCGCCGCTTTGGTGATACCAACTTCATCAAACATTCCTCCAGTGTCAGGGTGTCAGGGCCGATCACAGCGCGCCGTGCGAGAAGAAGCGGATCGGGTTTTCGTCGAGGATCGGCAGGATCTCGGCGTCAGTCAGCCCGCGCTCGCGCAGAAGCGGGAAGAAGGTGTGGAACAGGTAGGTCTGATCGGGGGGCCATATGCCCTCGTCGATCAGCCGCCTGAGTTCGGCCCGATCTTCGGTCGGGGGCTTTCGGATGGTGCGACCGGCGAAGTAGCAGCAACTGTCCATGCTCATCATCAGCTGCGGCCCAAAGCCATCCTGCACGAGCTTGACCGAGTTGTCGGCAATCACCTCGGGAACGGGCACGTCAAAACCGATCCGGTCGAAGCCGATGTAGTTGCCGCCTTCAACAATGGCCCTGTGATATGCCGGATCGGTGTTGTCGGAGCAGTGGCCGATCAGGCAGCAATGAGGGGCGACATCGTTCGACGCGAACAGTTTCTGCTGTTCCGGCCCACCGAGCCCCTGCGTGGTATGGGTGATGATCGGCACGCCCGTCTTCTTGTGGGCAATGGCGGCGGCGGTCAGAAATTTTTCTTCCAGCAGCGTGGGCGTGGCGCTGGTCGCACACTTGATTGCGCCGGGCTTCACGCCCGTATTGCCAACGCCATTCTCGATTTCATGAATGTAGAACGCCGCGATGTCTTCGACGGCGCGGTCGCGCCAATAGTAGGGAATGCCCGGGCCCTCGTGGTAAAAGCCGGTTGCGCAGATGATGTTCATGCCGGTCTTCTCGGCAACCTCGACCATGAGAGAAACATCGCGGCCGAGTTCATTGGGGCATGGGTCTACGAAGGTGCGAATTCCGACATCCTTCAACTTGCCCATGCGACGAATGCACTTGCCTAGAAGGTCTTC contains the following coding sequences:
- a CDS encoding ABC transporter substrate-binding protein — translated: MKLVSPKRRLSRLLVTLALALCGQQALAQVSDDVVKIGFLSDLSGGASALSGESTAEAVRMAIEDMGGEVLGAPVELLVADQLNKPDVGLAIAREWFDTEQVDLLLDVNSSAVALAVNDLAQERNRVFVTGSSAAELVGERCAITTTEWIADTKTLSRSIAAPLVAEGFDNWFFITIDYAFGHALEEEASKSIEAGGASIVGSVSHSPQTTDFSSFLLEAQARGAQTLALATFGTHTTNIIKQAREFGLDVKIVPFFLSLVDIKAIGQENLADTYSSTSFYWNRNEASRAWAARFQERWERAPTFANAQHYSSTLHYLKAVKAAGTDEAQAVAKAMHDMPIEDETGIVAYLREDGRVVREMYSFKVKTPDQSESEWDVMEIIATLPGDQAAPPLEESGCAYE
- a CDS encoding phosphotriesterase, whose translation is MRVNTVLGPVDSANLGRTLIHEHLFASWPGAMLDPELWIDREDLLGKCIRRMGKLKDVGIRTFVDPCPNELGRDVSLMVEVAEKTGMNIICATGFYHEGPGIPYYWRDRAVEDIAAFYIHEIENGVGNTGVKPGAIKCATSATPTLLEEKFLTAAAIAHKKTGVPIITHTTQGLGGPEQQKLFASNDVAPHCCLIGHCSDNTDPAYHRAIVEGGNYIGFDRIGFDVPVPEVIADNSVKLVQDGFGPQLMMSMDSCCYFAGRTIRKPPTEDRAELRRLIDEGIWPPDQTYLFHTFFPLLRERGLTDAEILPILDENPIRFFSHGAL